The following coding sequences are from one Desulfosporosinus orientis DSM 765 window:
- a CDS encoding helix-turn-helix transcriptional regulator → MTRVDFINKVSEKLKLIRIERDYTQDKMAEILGISKKTLVQIEKGRSTLGWPGAVTLCTIFRDSDVLEMTFGGDHLDIILSLAFENYERNEKTMGGKIWWTTIEDETPYRIQQNIISRHFRILDDRDLRICSSFDEGFIRKRLKELTS, encoded by the coding sequence ATGACGCGAGTGGATTTTATCAATAAAGTATCGGAAAAATTGAAGCTTATCCGTATAGAAAGAGATTATACCCAAGACAAGATGGCAGAAATATTGGGGATTTCTAAAAAGACCTTGGTTCAGATTGAAAAAGGTCGTTCCACTTTAGGTTGGCCTGGGGCGGTTACTTTATGTACGATTTTCCGTGACAGTGATGTTCTGGAAATGACCTTCGGAGGGGATCATCTGGACATTATACTATCCTTAGCTTTTGAGAATTATGAACGCAACGAAAAGACCATGGGGGGTAAGATCTGGTGGACAACGATTGAGGATGAGACTCCTTATCGAATCCAGCAGAATATCATTTCCAGGCATTTTCGAATTCTCGATGACCGGGACCTGAGAATTTGTTCATCCTTTGACGAAGGATTTATCAGGAAAAGACTTAAAGAACTGACAAGCTAG
- a CDS encoding UbiA family prenyltransferase — MFIFIKAYIKSMRLYYAFVTGIAGWIGMAFYEYIAESPYQSIEQVPDTEKKTVILILLFLSWGINQIVNDYLGLAEDKINAPNRPMVTGELDPQKALLLTGVLLMTTLGITYFFLEPIALIPAILGVALNIVYEYAKGCGIAGNLVFGLMISTCTAFGFMAAGPTEPPYFTYSRVSVLILVTVMNGLMTFYTYFKDYEGDKAAGKKTLIVRFGVERSRYLAAISAFLPAGIFGLLYFNHFIEAKVNTMFLILAGLTVFLELWTGYLYFKNPQGERTYFSLVANFRACICGQASLIALFNSELAMLLFLVSYMFVGFIFDLHADPKS; from the coding sequence GTGTTCATATTTATTAAGGCATATATCAAGTCAATGAGGCTTTACTATGCCTTTGTTACTGGAATTGCAGGCTGGATTGGGATGGCATTTTATGAATACATTGCTGAGTCTCCTTACCAATCCATTGAACAAGTACCTGATACTGAAAAGAAGACTGTGATCCTTATTTTGCTTTTTCTTAGTTGGGGTATTAACCAGATTGTTAATGACTATCTGGGCTTGGCAGAGGATAAGATTAATGCACCAAACCGCCCGATGGTTACCGGTGAACTTGATCCGCAAAAGGCTTTGCTGTTAACAGGGGTATTGTTGATGACAACTCTGGGGATAACCTATTTCTTTTTGGAACCTATTGCCTTAATTCCCGCAATCTTAGGAGTGGCTTTAAATATTGTTTACGAATATGCAAAGGGATGCGGCATCGCCGGTAATCTGGTTTTTGGACTTATGATTTCTACTTGCACAGCTTTTGGTTTCATGGCAGCAGGACCGACAGAGCCTCCTTACTTTACATATAGCCGAGTGTCAGTCTTGATTTTGGTGACGGTCATGAACGGTTTAATGACTTTTTACACTTACTTTAAGGATTACGAAGGGGACAAAGCTGCCGGTAAAAAAACTCTCATTGTGCGTTTTGGGGTGGAGAGATCCAGGTATCTGGCGGCAATTTCCGCTTTTCTTCCTGCCGGAATCTTTGGGTTGCTATATTTTAATCATTTTATAGAAGCCAAGGTTAATACGATGTTTCTGATATTGGCTGGCTTGACGGTTTTTCTGGAGCTTTGGACAGGTTACCTTTACTTTAAGAATCCTCAGGGGGAGAGAACCTATTTCTCCTTAGTGGCTAATTTCCGCGCCTGTATTTGCGGGCAGGCGAGCCTCATTGCCCTCTTCAATAGCGAACTTGCCATGCTTCTATTTTTAGTTTCCTATATGTTTGTAGGATTCATCTTTGATTTGCATGCTGATCCAAAATCTTAA
- a CDS encoding NADH:flavin oxidoreductase — MEVFEWARLGSCSLKNRIIRSATFEGMCDSQGRPLPEYQQLYGSLARGGVAGIITGFAYICQEGKAMQPGQAGMDREELIDFYWPVTEEVHQFDCKIFLQLAHTGRQTRRLETGYEVVGASSKPSAYFGGSPRNLSTNEVYSLVKQFGKAAYYAKASGFDGVQVHAAHGYLIHQFLLPSLNQRQDEFGISKKGSLGTKFLELVLQEIRNTCGEDFALLVKISGSDDYFLKFTMEQFAGLISFLDRQKVDGIEISYGTMDYPLNIFRGDIPLKVILKHNPIFKTNQEKTIFRVLRNLLIYPMMRAKLKPFTPCYNLDFARKAKTLTDIPIISVGGFRRGSEIYECLENGLADFVSLCRPFLCEPDFVNKLQEEKTYISQCINCNICAVMCDSKQKTRCYR, encoded by the coding sequence ATGGAAGTTTTTGAATGGGCCAGGCTTGGTTCCTGCAGCTTAAAAAACCGGATCATCCGTTCAGCAACTTTTGAAGGGATGTGCGATTCCCAGGGGCGCCCTTTGCCGGAATACCAGCAGTTATACGGAAGTTTGGCCAGGGGAGGTGTGGCAGGTATCATTACAGGTTTTGCTTATATTTGCCAGGAAGGGAAAGCAATGCAGCCCGGTCAGGCTGGAATGGATCGCGAAGAATTAATAGATTTCTATTGGCCCGTTACAGAAGAAGTTCACCAATTTGATTGTAAGATTTTCCTGCAGTTAGCCCATACGGGCAGGCAGACAAGGAGGCTGGAGACGGGATATGAGGTTGTAGGGGCATCCTCTAAACCATCAGCTTATTTTGGAGGGTCACCCCGGAATCTGTCAACCAATGAGGTTTATTCCTTAGTGAAGCAGTTTGGCAAGGCTGCCTACTATGCAAAGGCTTCCGGATTTGACGGAGTGCAGGTTCATGCTGCCCACGGCTACCTGATTCACCAATTTCTTTTGCCCTCCCTTAACCAAAGGCAGGATGAGTTTGGCATCTCAAAGAAAGGGAGCCTGGGAACAAAATTTCTGGAGCTTGTTCTCCAGGAAATCAGGAATACCTGTGGTGAGGATTTTGCTTTATTGGTGAAGATCAGCGGCAGTGATGACTATTTTCTGAAATTTACCATGGAGCAGTTTGCCGGCCTGATAAGTTTTCTGGACAGGCAGAAGGTAGACGGAATTGAGATCAGTTATGGAACTATGGATTATCCGCTCAATATTTTTCGAGGGGATATCCCTCTTAAGGTGATTCTCAAGCATAACCCAATCTTCAAAACCAATCAGGAGAAGACAATTTTCAGAGTGCTTCGTAACCTTTTGATATACCCCATGATGAGGGCAAAACTGAAACCTTTTACACCCTGTTATAATCTTGATTTTGCCCGTAAGGCGAAAACCCTGACAGACATACCCATCATTTCCGTTGGCGGTTTTCGCAGGGGATCGGAAATTTATGAATGCCTGGAAAATGGTCTGGCGGATTTCGTCAGTTTGTGCAGACCATTCCTTTGCGAACCGGATTTTGTGAACAAACTTCAGGAAGAGAAAACCTACATATCCCAATGCATCAACTGCAATATTTGCGCTGTTATGTGCGATTCCAAGCAGAAGACAAGATGCTACAGATAA
- a CDS encoding phosphopantetheine-binding protein codes for MTIETRIIKALQSVLDKRPEITLESRLQEDLQVDSLEKLLIISALEDEFSMTIADDHFKGVETVKDIVLKLRESGLLEEA; via the coding sequence ATGACAATTGAAACCAGAATTATTAAGGCCTTACAAAGTGTTTTGGACAAACGCCCTGAGATTACCTTAGAAAGCCGCTTGCAGGAAGACCTACAAGTAGATTCCTTAGAAAAACTGTTGATTATTTCTGCCTTAGAGGATGAATTCTCAATGACCATTGCCGATGACCACTTTAAAGGGGTTGAGACCGTTAAGGATATTGTCCTAAAGCTGAGGGAAAGCGGATTGTTGGAGGAAGCTTGA